A section of the Desulfotignum phosphitoxidans DSM 13687 genome encodes:
- a CDS encoding polysaccharide biosynthesis/export family protein encodes MRKKNYKVTMGLAALMVLIAFSASAAEKNGSISASGDYIIGIGDVLSIHTWKEPDLSLDMVQVRRDGKITFPLLDDILALGKSTVALKQTIQTQLSKFVEAPMVTVTLVNAVSQRYYILGEVLEIGEYPLIKKLTVIQAFALAKGFTQWASKDRILLYRRNGTDLSVFRIDYKDIVKGQMNKDIFLQADDVIIVP; translated from the coding sequence ATGCGCAAAAAAAACTATAAAGTAACAATGGGGCTGGCCGCGTTGATGGTTTTGATCGCATTTTCCGCCTCCGCGGCGGAAAAAAACGGCAGCATCAGTGCCAGCGGTGATTATATCATCGGTATCGGAGATGTCCTGAGCATCCATACATGGAAAGAGCCGGACTTGTCTTTGGATATGGTGCAGGTACGCCGGGACGGAAAAATCACTTTTCCATTGCTGGACGACATTTTGGCCCTGGGCAAATCAACTGTGGCCCTGAAGCAAACGATCCAGACCCAGCTATCCAAATTTGTGGAAGCACCCATGGTCACGGTGACCCTGGTCAATGCTGTAAGTCAGCGGTATTACATTCTGGGAGAGGTTCTGGAAATCGGAGAATATCCGTTGATTAAAAAACTGACGGTGATTCAGGCCTTTGCCCTGGCCAAGGGGTTCACCCAATGGGCATCCAAGGACCGGATTCTGCTGTACCGGCGTAACGGAACCGACCTTTCCGTGTTTCGAATCGACTACAAAGATATCGTCAAAGGTCAAATGAACAAGGATATTTTTCTGCAGGCCGATGATGTTATCATTGTGCCATAG
- a CDS encoding porin family protein: MGKKISRHRQKIFRFVLILGFVWAVAGQGHARTVFQVIPVLSVTEEYQDNYFSTHTNKQEEFITTYALQFTAGILEEKHRLYLSYSPEYKDYRNLNDRDRLGHYVTLTGEINPARHTDLIYGLVYDGDSDNLEGESRRHQAYVSGISQTGKATRLTYGHQYEDRFDRQSRTGDYKEHTRNTSRAGVHHQYGPKNHVRVTFLYEFDSYENPDPDAYTRYEPAGYVSYWFSPGYGMDANLSYEDRDFDDTFDYTRTLSGDIRFIKTVSKTFDTFVKYRHSYSETQDLTHHTFHPSVGFDWQVTEDSGISLGVGALFHDWSNHDNDSVDPFLDIDAYKIFSFSPRTQLSLTGISGYAASGDQASSLGFTTYYQAGAQLSHLLFKQVTSNLSAALRRDEYQETASDREDTRMILGASLAWQPLKWLYVNVGYSFVDFTTTDAFREDYTDNRLFLKIDLVPETPVTMSADPSRQALEDQLFNWER, from the coding sequence ATGGGAAAAAAAATCAGCAGACACAGACAGAAAATTTTTCGATTTGTTCTGATCTTAGGCTTTGTATGGGCCGTTGCCGGACAGGGGCATGCCAGAACCGTATTTCAGGTCATTCCGGTGTTGTCGGTGACCGAAGAATATCAGGACAATTATTTTTCCACTCATACCAACAAACAAGAAGAGTTCATCACCACCTACGCCCTGCAATTCACTGCCGGCATTCTGGAAGAAAAACACCGCCTGTATCTGAGCTATTCTCCGGAGTATAAAGATTACAGGAATCTCAATGACCGGGACCGGCTCGGCCATTATGTGACGCTGACCGGAGAAATAAACCCGGCCCGGCACACGGATCTCATCTATGGACTGGTTTACGATGGGGACTCCGACAACCTGGAAGGAGAATCCAGACGTCACCAGGCCTATGTTTCAGGCATATCCCAGACAGGAAAAGCCACCCGCCTCACCTATGGTCACCAGTATGAAGACCGGTTCGACCGCCAGTCCCGCACCGGGGATTACAAGGAACACACCCGCAACACCAGCCGGGCCGGGGTGCATCACCAGTACGGCCCTAAAAACCATGTGCGGGTGACTTTTTTGTATGAATTTGATTCCTATGAAAACCCGGACCCGGATGCTTACACCCGGTACGAACCTGCCGGTTATGTATCCTACTGGTTTTCCCCCGGATATGGGATGGATGCAAACCTGTCCTATGAAGACCGGGATTTTGACGATACCTTTGATTATACCAGAACCCTGTCCGGAGATATCCGGTTCATCAAAACCGTTTCCAAAACCTTTGATACCTTTGTAAAGTACCGGCATTCCTATTCGGAAACACAGGATCTGACCCATCACACCTTTCATCCGTCCGTGGGGTTTGACTGGCAGGTCACCGAGGATTCGGGCATCTCCCTGGGTGTGGGGGCCTTGTTCCATGACTGGAGCAACCATGACAATGATTCCGTGGATCCGTTCCTGGATATCGATGCCTATAAAATTTTCAGCTTCAGTCCCAGAACCCAACTGTCTTTGACCGGCATCAGCGGATATGCCGCATCAGGAGACCAGGCATCCAGCCTGGGATTCACCACGTATTATCAGGCCGGCGCGCAATTGAGTCATCTCCTGTTCAAACAGGTGACATCCAACCTGTCCGCTGCGCTCCGGCGGGATGAGTATCAGGAAACCGCATCAGACAGGGAAGATACCCGGATGATACTGGGGGCAAGTCTGGCCTGGCAGCCCCTGAAATGGCTGTATGTCAATGTCGGCTATTCATTTGTGGATTTCACTACCACGGATGCCTTTAGAGAGGATTACACGGACAACCGCCTGTTTCTGAAAATTGACCTGGTGCCTGAAACCCCGGTAACCATGTCAGCCGACCCGTCCAGGCAGGCCCTGGAAGATCAGTTGTTCAATTGGGAGCGATAG
- a CDS encoding XrtA system polysaccharide deacetylase, protein MGLNTTASAEKPSILLTFDVEDWFQVENLKSQIPVSTWHQRELRVQKNTDLILDLLDSFDFGPKATFFVLGWVARKCPDLVQNIAQRGHEVASHGFGHGLCSQMTPKELAQDLDMSRKMLEDMLGLPVSGYRAPSFSITPTALNLIQKAGYRYDSSYNSFSGHGRYGKFDFSQFSKHRGSVCISPDFCEVPVSNFEFRGRVLPLGGGGYFRLLPQAFFKLGMQSVLKKQNAFVFYAHPWEFDPGQPRVIGIHPWLKFRHYTCLNRTASKLAAMIQAFKWARFETVSRFLAQMPC, encoded by the coding sequence TTGGGTTTGAATACCACGGCATCGGCAGAGAAGCCTTCCATCCTGCTGACCTTTGATGTGGAGGATTGGTTCCAGGTTGAGAATCTCAAGTCACAGATTCCGGTTTCAACCTGGCACCAGCGGGAACTGCGGGTTCAAAAAAACACAGACCTGATTCTGGATCTGCTGGATTCTTTTGACTTTGGGCCCAAAGCCACCTTTTTTGTCTTAGGGTGGGTGGCCCGAAAATGCCCGGATCTGGTGCAAAATATAGCCCAAAGGGGCCATGAAGTCGCATCCCACGGATTTGGGCACGGTTTGTGTTCACAAATGACCCCAAAAGAACTGGCCCAGGATCTGGATATGAGCAGAAAAATGCTGGAAGATATGCTGGGCCTGCCGGTTTCAGGGTACCGCGCCCCAAGTTTTTCCATCACACCAACGGCGCTGAATTTGATCCAAAAGGCCGGCTACAGGTATGATTCCAGCTACAATTCCTTTTCGGGCCATGGCCGCTATGGGAAATTCGATTTTTCACAATTTTCAAAACACCGGGGATCTGTCTGCATCAGCCCGGATTTTTGTGAAGTGCCGGTGAGCAATTTTGAGTTCCGCGGCCGGGTTCTGCCCCTGGGCGGAGGCGGATATTTCAGGCTGCTGCCGCAAGCTTTTTTCAAGCTTGGGATGCAGTCTGTCTTAAAAAAACAAAATGCGTTTGTGTTTTATGCCCATCCCTGGGAATTTGATCCGGGCCAGCCCCGGGTCATAGGAATCCATCCCTGGCTGAAATTTCGTCATTACACCTGCCTGAACCGCACCGCCTCAAAACTGGCCGCCATGATCCAGGCCTTTAAATGGGCCAGGTTTGAAACTGTCAGCCGGTTTTTGGCGCAGATGCCATGCTGA
- a CDS encoding GNAT family N-acetyltransferase produces the protein MLSSTVFIRPTTSQDQGAWNHYVCNHPGGTAYQLSGFIRAVEAAYRFKSICFVAQSRQQNQGRVQGILPLIHLHAPFTKGALVSLPYCDAGGVLADSPETEAALLAHAMAYAAQKKIPEVAIRSVKPFAGLDPNLTRHSGKVRMVRALPDDPNCLLGSLKSKVRSQVKKPMRDGLKFHMGGRRLLPLFYRIFCENMHDLGSVVHSFEWFYRILAFYGSRAHIGVVTTPAGEPAAAGMILCHPCLVSVPWASSLRRFNSLNPNMLLYWGFLSFASANGFKMLDFGRSTPDAGTFRFKKQWGAVPVDLHWAAFDPAVFPHLAPSKKQPAGRSGMKRNLAEAVIRKLPGPVSTGLGVLTRKYISL, from the coding sequence ATGCTGAGTTCAACAGTTTTTATCCGGCCCACCACTTCTCAGGATCAGGGTGCATGGAACCACTATGTCTGCAACCATCCGGGCGGTACCGCATACCAGTTATCCGGGTTCATCCGGGCGGTTGAAGCGGCGTACCGGTTCAAAAGCATCTGTTTTGTGGCCCAGAGCCGGCAGCAGAACCAGGGCCGGGTACAAGGGATTCTGCCCCTGATTCATCTGCATGCGCCCTTTACAAAAGGGGCACTGGTGTCACTGCCCTATTGTGATGCCGGCGGAGTTCTGGCTGATTCACCTGAAACTGAAGCAGCCCTGCTTGCCCATGCAATGGCATATGCAGCCCAAAAAAAGATCCCTGAAGTGGCAATCCGGTCTGTGAAGCCTTTTGCCGGTCTGGATCCAAATCTTACGCGCCATTCCGGCAAGGTCAGGATGGTGCGGGCGCTGCCGGATGATCCAAACTGCCTGCTGGGATCTTTAAAATCCAAAGTCAGGAGCCAGGTAAAAAAACCGATGCGGGACGGCCTGAAGTTTCATATGGGCGGCCGCCGTCTTCTGCCCCTGTTTTACCGGATCTTTTGTGAAAACATGCATGATCTGGGATCAGTGGTGCATTCATTTGAATGGTTTTACCGGATTCTGGCTTTTTACGGCAGCCGTGCCCATATCGGGGTGGTGACCACGCCGGCAGGCGAGCCGGCCGCAGCAGGCATGATCCTGTGCCATCCCTGTCTGGTATCGGTTCCCTGGGCATCGTCTCTGCGCCGCTTCAATTCCTTGAACCCCAATATGCTGCTGTATTGGGGATTTTTGTCCTTTGCTTCTGCCAATGGTTTTAAAATGCTGGACTTTGGCCGGTCCACGCCCGATGCCGGCACATTCCGGTTTAAAAAACAGTGGGGAGCGGTCCCGGTTGATCTGCACTGGGCCGCGTTTGATCCGGCTGTGTTTCCGCATCTTGCCCCATCAAAGAAACAGCCGGCCGGCAGGTCAGGGATGAAAAGAAATCTGGCAGAAGCTGTAATAAGAAAACTGCCGGGGCCGGTGAGCACCGGTCTGGGCGTTCTGACCCGAAAGTATATTTCTCTTTAG
- a CDS encoding exosortase/archaeosortase family protein — MIHKNTRFWIQAGLIFVGFFVLFFRTLSGLVSDWSSDPNFSHGFLIPVIFLYMVWYKKDQLRKIPIQPSRIGLGIIILGLLVHVAANIGAELFMMRFSMVITLSGIIIYALGISMFKAVLIPVAYLILMIPIPAILWNQVAFPLQLLAAKLSAGMIAWIGIPVYREGNILHLAVTSLEVVDACSGLRSLTSLLALTGIFAYMAPLSVVKKWVLFFSAVPIAVAVNVIRLTVTGAMAVWISPDTAHGFLHDMSGLIIFGAALVLVYLVFIIELKLENRQTGKQS; from the coding sequence ATGATACACAAAAACACCCGTTTCTGGATCCAGGCCGGCCTTATCTTTGTCGGATTTTTCGTGCTGTTTTTCAGGACCCTTTCGGGCCTGGTGTCGGACTGGTCCTCAGACCCCAATTTTTCCCATGGATTTCTGATCCCGGTGATCTTTCTTTACATGGTCTGGTATAAAAAAGATCAGCTCAGAAAAATCCCCATACAGCCTTCCCGGATCGGTCTGGGGATTATCATCCTGGGGCTTTTGGTCCATGTGGCGGCCAATATCGGGGCGGAACTTTTTATGATGCGGTTTTCCATGGTGATCACCTTGTCCGGGATCATCATTTACGCACTGGGAATTTCCATGTTTAAGGCTGTGCTGATTCCGGTGGCCTATCTGATCCTGATGATTCCCATCCCGGCCATTCTGTGGAACCAGGTGGCATTTCCCCTTCAACTGCTGGCGGCAAAACTGTCTGCCGGCATGATTGCATGGATCGGAATCCCGGTGTATCGGGAAGGCAACATTTTGCATCTGGCCGTCACTTCCCTGGAAGTGGTGGATGCCTGCTCAGGCCTGCGGTCCCTGACCTCTTTGCTGGCGTTGACCGGCATTTTCGCGTATATGGCCCCGTTATCTGTGGTGAAAAAATGGGTTTTGTTCTTTTCAGCTGTTCCTATTGCCGTGGCCGTCAATGTGATCCGGCTGACCGTCACCGGCGCCATGGCGGTATGGATCAGCCCGGATACGGCCCATGGATTTCTCCATGACATGTCCGGACTGATCATTTTCGGGGCCGCCCTGGTCCTGGTATATCTGGTATTTATCATTGAACTGAAATTAGAAAACAGACAGACAGGAAAACAATCATGA
- a CDS encoding exosortase C-terminal domain/associated protein EpsI gives MSWLRLIVVVALLAAAHGAVMLTSRTENIPPAKAFHDFPDRIGPWQGKKGALDETISNVLGVEAYVLSDFTRPSGQFVNLYIGFYQSQRQGDLIHSPRNCMPGAGWNIVETGREILTDPETGASFKVASLVLKKGDQYQMVLYWFHSRGRIIASEYMQKIWLVIDAVFRNRTDGAFVRLITPVKNSRQEAVLLLKDFADDLKPLLDDYIPS, from the coding sequence ATGTCCTGGCTCAGACTTATCGTGGTGGTGGCACTTCTGGCAGCTGCCCACGGGGCAGTGATGCTCACCAGCCGTACCGAAAATATTCCGCCGGCCAAAGCTTTTCATGATTTTCCGGACCGCATCGGCCCCTGGCAGGGTAAAAAAGGGGCTTTGGATGAAACGATCTCCAATGTGCTGGGTGTGGAAGCGTATGTGCTGTCGGATTTTACCCGGCCTTCGGGTCAATTTGTCAATCTGTATATCGGGTTCTACCAGAGCCAGCGCCAGGGGGATCTGATCCATTCTCCCAGAAACTGCATGCCCGGTGCCGGATGGAATATTGTGGAAACCGGCCGGGAGATTTTGACGGATCCTGAAACCGGAGCGTCTTTCAAAGTGGCCTCCCTGGTGTTGAAAAAAGGAGATCAGTACCAGATGGTACTCTACTGGTTCCATTCCAGAGGCAGAATCATCGCTTCGGAGTATATGCAGAAAATCTGGCTGGTGATTGATGCGGTTTTCCGCAACCGCACCGACGGCGCGTTTGTCCGGCTGATCACGCCGGTAAAAAACAGCCGCCAGGAAGCGGTCCTGCTGCTCAAAGATTTTGCCGATGACCTGAAACCTTTACTGGACGATTATATCCCTTCCTGA
- a CDS encoding UDP-glucose dehydrogenase family protein — MKLTIIGTGYVGLVTGACFAEMGSRVTCVDIDTAKIENLKKGILPIYEPGLERIVQENMADGTLQFTTRLEDAARDCQIFFIAVGTPPGEDGSADLQYVRRVAARIGQCMTDYAVIVDKSTVPVGTADQVAEVVQEALDTRGIDLEFDVVSNPEFLKEGAAIQDFLKPDRIIVGANSERAAKIMTRLYAPFSMNRDKMILMNVRDAEMTKYAANAMLATKISFMNEIANICEHLGVDVENVRKGIGSDSRIGYSFIYPGAGYGGSCFPKDVKALIKTSKDTGVDPAVLAAVENRNNLQKKVLAEKIKARLGTDLSGRRFALWGLAFKPGTDDMREAASIVLIDNLLAAGAIVCAYDPVAMAQAARELPEAWLESSRLILANDQYQALENADAMILVTEWKTFRRPDFKRMGQLLNQKIIFDGRNQYDPEEVAEFGFEYHGIGREAFHPADL, encoded by the coding sequence ATGAAACTGACAATCATCGGCACCGGGTATGTGGGGCTTGTAACCGGAGCCTGCTTTGCCGAAATGGGCAGCCGGGTCACCTGTGTGGACATTGACACCGCAAAAATTGAGAACCTGAAAAAAGGGATTCTGCCGATTTATGAGCCGGGCCTGGAAAGGATAGTCCAGGAGAATATGGCGGACGGCACATTACAGTTTACCACCCGTCTGGAAGACGCCGCCCGGGACTGCCAGATTTTTTTCATTGCCGTGGGCACCCCGCCGGGAGAAGACGGATCCGCTGATTTGCAGTATGTGCGCCGGGTGGCGGCCCGGATCGGGCAGTGCATGACCGATTACGCGGTGATTGTGGACAAATCCACAGTACCGGTGGGCACGGCCGACCAGGTGGCTGAAGTGGTGCAGGAAGCGCTGGACACCCGGGGAATTGATCTTGAATTCGATGTGGTGTCCAATCCGGAATTTCTCAAGGAAGGGGCCGCTATCCAGGATTTTCTCAAACCGGACCGGATTATTGTGGGAGCGAACTCGGAAAGGGCCGCCAAAATTATGACCCGGCTGTATGCCCCGTTTTCCATGAACCGGGACAAGATGATTCTCATGAACGTGCGGGATGCGGAGATGACCAAATATGCGGCCAATGCCATGCTGGCCACCAAGATTTCGTTCATGAACGAAATCGCCAACATCTGTGAACACTTGGGCGTGGATGTGGAAAATGTCAGAAAAGGAATCGGGTCCGACTCCCGCATCGGGTATTCGTTCATCTATCCCGGGGCCGGATATGGCGGGTCCTGTTTCCCCAAAGATGTCAAGGCATTGATTAAAACATCCAAAGATACCGGGGTGGACCCGGCAGTGCTGGCAGCGGTGGAAAACCGGAACAATCTTCAGAAAAAAGTGCTGGCTGAAAAAATCAAAGCCCGGTTGGGCACGGATCTGAGCGGCAGACGGTTTGCCCTCTGGGGACTGGCGTTCAAGCCCGGCACCGATGACATGAGAGAGGCCGCTTCCATCGTCCTCATAGACAATCTGCTTGCAGCCGGGGCTATAGTGTGTGCCTATGACCCGGTGGCCATGGCACAGGCAGCCAGAGAACTGCCCGAAGCGTGGCTGGAAAGCAGCCGCCTGATTTTGGCAAACGATCAGTACCAGGCATTGGAAAACGCGGATGCCATGATCCTGGTGACGGAATGGAAAACCTTCCGCCGCCCGGATTTCAAACGCATGGGACAGCTTTTGAACCAGAAGATCATTTTTGACGGCAGAAACCAGTATGATCCTGAAGAGGTGGCGGAATTTGGGTTTGAATACCACGGCATCGGCAGAGAAGCCTTCCATCCTGCTGACCTTTGA